From one Humulus lupulus chromosome 8, drHumLupu1.1, whole genome shotgun sequence genomic stretch:
- the LOC133795430 gene encoding uncharacterized protein LOC133795430 encodes MTSNIAESINAALKAARTLPITRTMEGLRSLVQKWVWKNGNEANRTFTQVTTDTETVLREYFICAIKFQKGNFLVNLMEKTCECKRFQQDEIPCAHAIAVFTKTRLKTYDYVVDYYKTTTLKATYESTVHPLLNESEWTLPETLNKIVLPPKSRKPPGRPRRKRIRSRGELKVQIKCGRCAQPGHNRKTCRNEPIPKQRNPTKSKKIDK; translated from the exons ATGACATCAAATATAGCCGAATCAATAAATGCTGCATTGAAAGCTGCAAGAACGCTGCCAATCACTAGAACGATGGAAGGCCTTCGAAGTTTAGTTCAAAAATGGGTATGGAAAAATGGTAACGAAGCAAACAGAACATTCACACAAGTAACAACAGATACTGAAACTGTGCTTAGAGAATACTTTATTTGTGCCATTAAATTTCAG AAAGGAAATTTTTTGGTCAACCTAATGGAGAAAACATGTGAATGCAAAAGGTTCCAACAAGATGAAATACCGTGTGCACATGCAATAGCAGTATTCACCAAAACACGGTTGAAAACATATGATTATGTTGTTGATTACTACAAAACTACAACTTTGAAAGCAACATATGAGTCAACTGTTCATCCATTGCTAAATGAAAGCGAATGGACACTACCAGAGACTTTAAACAAAATTGTCCTACCACCAAAATCAAGAAAACCACCAGGCCGCCCTAGAAGGAAAAGAATCAGATCTAGAGGAGAACTAAAGGTGCAAATAAAATGTGGAAGATGCGCGCAGCCAGGACATAATAGAAAAACATGCAGGAATGAACCAATCCCAAAGCAGCGAAACCCAACAAAGTCAAAGAAAATAGACAAATAA